In Chitinophaga nivalis, a single genomic region encodes these proteins:
- a CDS encoding outer membrane lipoprotein-sorting protein yields MIYRIKCCLLLLLWPAFLAAQSIEEGAALLREAELKRQPWPVMTSVIQLDDNGPAGHSTHLYHVFYNADKVLLAYMSPAESGNLLLMVKDGLWFYTKDTRMPTRITPMQKMSGSVSYGDLTNLSWKDYVVTAMENTTYENTAAHLLHLAAKNKSATYQKVDLWINKANKRPITAVSYLLSGKKYKTIRYTKYNISEGKDVNTQILFTDHFNKDRESTVDFVKIKSEQQLPNRYFIKTALPEISNEICK; encoded by the coding sequence ATGATATACCGGATCAAATGTTGTTTGCTATTGTTGTTATGGCCTGCTTTTTTAGCTGCCCAATCTATAGAGGAAGGGGCGGCACTCTTGCGGGAAGCAGAACTTAAACGCCAGCCATGGCCGGTCATGACCTCTGTTATCCAACTGGATGATAACGGTCCGGCCGGACATTCGACGCATCTTTACCATGTATTTTATAATGCGGATAAAGTATTGTTGGCCTATATGTCGCCTGCGGAAAGTGGAAATTTATTGTTGATGGTAAAAGATGGTTTATGGTTTTATACAAAAGATACGCGCATGCCTACCCGGATTACGCCGATGCAAAAAATGTCCGGATCTGTTTCCTATGGTGATTTAACGAATCTCAGCTGGAAAGATTATGTAGTAACTGCTATGGAAAATACCACTTATGAAAATACAGCAGCCCACTTACTGCATCTGGCTGCAAAAAATAAAAGTGCTACCTATCAGAAAGTAGATCTTTGGATAAACAAGGCCAATAAACGGCCGATCACAGCGGTATCTTACCTGCTTTCCGGAAAAAAATACAAAACGATCAGGTATACCAAATATAATATCAGTGAAGGAAAAGATGTTAATACGCAGATCCTTTTTACAGATCATTTCAACAAAGACCGGGAATCAACGGTTGATTTTGTAAAAATAAAAAGTGAGCAACAACTGCCGAATCGGTATTTTATAAAAACTGCCTTACCGGAAATATCCAATGAAATTTGCAAATAG